A window of Peromyscus eremicus chromosome 7, PerEre_H2_v1, whole genome shotgun sequence contains these coding sequences:
- the Tlcd5 gene encoding TLC domain-containing protein 5, giving the protein MALSLCLQVLCSLGGWLSLYTSFCRLNKHRSYEWSCRLVTFTHGVLSIGLSAYIGFIDGPWPFTHPGSPNTPLQVHILCLTLGYFIFDLGWCLYFQSEGALMLAHHTLSILGIIMALALGESGTEVNAVLFGSEITNPLLQMRWFLRETGNYHSFTGDVVDFLFVALFTGVRIGVGAHLLFCEMVSPTPKWFVKVGGIAMYAVSWCFMVSIWRFAWKKSIKKYHAWRSRRNEERQLRHNGHLKTH; this is encoded by the exons ATGGCATTAAGTCTGTGTCTGCAGGTGCTGTGCAGCCTGGGAGGCTGGCTCTCACTCTATACATCTTTCTGCCGCCTGAATAAGCACCGAAGCTATGAGTGGAGCTGCCGGCTGGTGACCTTCACCCACGGAGTCCTCTCTATAGGCCTGTCTGCTTATATTGGCTTCATTGATGGCCCTTGGCCTTTTACCCACCCAG GCTCACCGAACACACCTCTCCAAGTTCACATTCTGTGTCTTACCTTGGGCTACTTCATCTTCGACTTGGGCTGGTGCCTCTATTTCCAGTCCGAGGGTGCCCTGATGCTGGCTCACCATACACTGAGTATCTTGGGGATCATCATGGCTCTAGCACTCGGGGAGTCGGGCACAGAGGTCAACGCGGTCCTCTTTGGAAGTGAGATCACCAACCCCTTGCTCCAGATGCGCTGGTTTCTCCGTGAAACCGGGAACTACCACAGTTTCACTGGAGATGTGGTGGATTTCCTCTTTGTGGCTCTGTTCACTGGTGTGAGGATTGGTGTGGGCGCTCATCTCCTTTTCTGCGAAATGGTCTCCCCCACACCCAAGTGGTTTGTGAAGGTTGGAGGGATAGCGATGTATGCTGTGTCTTGGTGCTTTATGGTTAGCATCTGGCGCTTCGCGTGGAAGAAAAGCATCAAGAAGTACCATGCGTGGAGAAGCAGGAGGAATGAGGAGCGACAGCTGAGACATAATGGGCATCTCAAGACACACTAG